From Microcebus murinus isolate Inina unplaced genomic scaffold, M.murinus_Inina_mat1.0 scaf010_hap2_Mmur4.0, whole genome shotgun sequence, a single genomic window includes:
- the GPS1 gene encoding COP9 signalosome complex subunit 1 isoform X3: MPLPVQVFNLQQPASSVSGSGGAESQDRMRDSSAPSSASSSVTDLYCTPHSSRSDLFLPGTAGDFSLSASLSACTLLYEGAVEPMQIDVDPQEDPQNAPDVNYVVENPTLDLEQYAASYSGLMRIERLQFIADHCPPLRVEALKMALSFVQRTFNVDMYEEIHRKLSEATRELQNAPDAIPESGVEPPPLDTAWVEATRKKALLKLEKLDTDLKNYKGNSIKESIRRGHDDLGDHYLDCGDLSNALKCYSRARDYCTSAKHVINMCLNVIKVSVYLQNWSHVLSYVSKAESTPEIAERGERDSQTQAILTKLKCAAGLAELAARKYKQAAKCFLLASFDHCDFPELLSPSNVAVYGGLCALATFDRQELQRNVISSSSSFKLFLELEPQVRDIIFKFYESKYASCLKMLDEMKDNLLLDMYLAPHVRTLYTQIRNRALIQYFSPYVSADMHKMAAAFNTTVAALEDELTQLILEGLINARVDSHSKILYARDVDQRSTTFEKSLLMGKEFQRRAKAMMLRAAVLRNQIHVKSPPREGSQGELTPANSQSRMSTNM; the protein is encoded by the exons GGCCCCCAGCTCGGCCTCCTCGTCAGTGACAGATCTGTACTGCACCCCTCACAGCAGTAGGTCAGACCTCTTCCTGCCTGGCACGGCCGGGGACTTCAGCCTGAGCGCCAGTCTGTCGGCCTGTACGCTGCTTTATGAG GGGGCCGTGGAGCCCATGCAGATCGACGTGGACCCCCAGGAGGACCCACAGAATGCACCCGATGTCAACTATGTGGTGGAGAACCCCACTCTG GACTTGGAGCAGTACGCGGCCAGCTACAGCGGCCTGATGCGCATTGAGCGGCTACAGTTCATTGCTGACCACTGCCCCCCGCTGCGGGTGGAGGCCCTGAAGATGGCCCTCTCCTTTGTGCAGAGGACCTTTAACGTGGACATGTACGAGGAGATCCACCGGAAGCTCTCAGAGGCCACCAG GGAGCTGCAAAACGCACCGGACGCCATCCCCGAGAGTGGTGTGGAGCCCCCGCCCCTGGACACGGCCTGGGTGGAGGCCACTCGGAAGAAGGCCCTGCTGAAGCTGGAGAAGCTGGACACGGACCTCAAGAACTACAAGGGCAACTCCATCAAGGAGAGCATCAG GCGTGGCCACGACGACCTGGGCGACCACTACCTCGACTGTGGGGACCTCAGCAACGCCCTCAAGTGTTACTCCCGGGCGCGAGACTATTGTACCAGCGCCAAGCACGTCATCAACATGTGCCTCAACGTCATCAAG GTCAGTGTCTACTTGCAAAATTGGTCTCACGTGCTGAGCTACGTCAGCAAGGCCGAGTCCACCCCAGAGATTGCTGAG CGAGGAGAACGGGACAGCCAGACCCAGGCCATTCTCACCAAGCTCAAGTGTGCCGCAG GCTTGGCCGAGTTGGCTGCGAGGAAGTACAAGCAGGCCGCCAAGTGCTTCTTGCTGGCCTCGTTTGATCACTGCGACTTCCCTGAG CTGCTGTCCCCCAGCAATGTGGCTGTCTATGGCGGCCTGTGTGCCTTGGCCACCTTTGACCGGCAGGAGCTGCAGCGCAACGTCATTTCCAGCAG CAGCTCTTTCAAGCTGTTCCTGGAGCTGGAGCCACAGGTTCGAGACATCATCTTCAAATTCTACGAGTCCAAGTACGCCTCCTGTCTGAAGATGCTGGACGAGATGAAG GACAACCTGCTCTTGGACATGTACCTGGCTCCCCATGTCAGGACCCTGTACACTCAGATCCGCAACCGTGCCCTCATCCAG TATTTCAGTCCCTACGTGTCGGCCGACATGCACAAGATGGCAGCAGCTTTCAACACCACAGTAGCAGCCCTGGAGGACGAGCTGACGCAGCTCATCCTGGAGGGGCTCATCAACGCCCGCGTGGACTCGCACAGCAAG ATCCTGTACGCCCGGGATGTGGACCAGCGCAGCACCACGTTCGAGAAGTCCCTGCTGATGGGCAAGGAGTTCCAGCGCCGTGCCAAGGCCATGATGCTGAGGGCAGCTGTGCTGCGCAACCAGATCCATGTCAAG TCCCCACCCAGAGAAGGGAGCCAGGGGGAGCTGACTCCGGCCAACAGCCAGTCTCGGATGAGCACCAACATGTGA
- the GPS1 gene encoding COP9 signalosome complex subunit 1 isoform X5: MPLPVQVFNLQGAVEPMQIDVDPQEDPQNAPDVNYVVENPTLDLEQYAASYSGLMRIERLQFIADHCPPLRVEALKMALSFVQRTFNVDMYEEIHRKLSEATRELQNAPDAIPESGVEPPPLDTAWVEATRKKALLKLEKLDTDLKNYKGNSIKESIRRGHDDLGDHYLDCGDLSNALKCYSRARDYCTSAKHVINMCLNVIKVSVYLQNWSHVLSYVSKAESTPEIAEQRGERDSQTQAILTKLKCAAGLAELAARKYKQAAKCFLLASFDHCDFPELLSPSNVAVYGGLCALATFDRQELQRNVISSSSSFKLFLELEPQVRDIIFKFYESKYASCLKMLDEMKDNLLLDMYLAPHVRTLYTQIRNRALIQYFSPYVSADMHKMAAAFNTTVAALEDELTQLILEGLINARVDSHSKILYARDVDQRSTTFEKSLLMGKEFQRRAKAMMLRAAVLRNQIHVKSPPREGSQGELTPANSQSRMSTNM; the protein is encoded by the exons GGGGCCGTGGAGCCCATGCAGATCGACGTGGACCCCCAGGAGGACCCACAGAATGCACCCGATGTCAACTATGTGGTGGAGAACCCCACTCTG GACTTGGAGCAGTACGCGGCCAGCTACAGCGGCCTGATGCGCATTGAGCGGCTACAGTTCATTGCTGACCACTGCCCCCCGCTGCGGGTGGAGGCCCTGAAGATGGCCCTCTCCTTTGTGCAGAGGACCTTTAACGTGGACATGTACGAGGAGATCCACCGGAAGCTCTCAGAGGCCACCAG GGAGCTGCAAAACGCACCGGACGCCATCCCCGAGAGTGGTGTGGAGCCCCCGCCCCTGGACACGGCCTGGGTGGAGGCCACTCGGAAGAAGGCCCTGCTGAAGCTGGAGAAGCTGGACACGGACCTCAAGAACTACAAGGGCAACTCCATCAAGGAGAGCATCAG GCGTGGCCACGACGACCTGGGCGACCACTACCTCGACTGTGGGGACCTCAGCAACGCCCTCAAGTGTTACTCCCGGGCGCGAGACTATTGTACCAGCGCCAAGCACGTCATCAACATGTGCCTCAACGTCATCAAG GTCAGTGTCTACTTGCAAAATTGGTCTCACGTGCTGAGCTACGTCAGCAAGGCCGAGTCCACCCCAGAGATTGCTGAG CAGCGAGGAGAACGGGACAGCCAGACCCAGGCCATTCTCACCAAGCTCAAGTGTGCCGCAG GCTTGGCCGAGTTGGCTGCGAGGAAGTACAAGCAGGCCGCCAAGTGCTTCTTGCTGGCCTCGTTTGATCACTGCGACTTCCCTGAG CTGCTGTCCCCCAGCAATGTGGCTGTCTATGGCGGCCTGTGTGCCTTGGCCACCTTTGACCGGCAGGAGCTGCAGCGCAACGTCATTTCCAGCAG CAGCTCTTTCAAGCTGTTCCTGGAGCTGGAGCCACAGGTTCGAGACATCATCTTCAAATTCTACGAGTCCAAGTACGCCTCCTGTCTGAAGATGCTGGACGAGATGAAG GACAACCTGCTCTTGGACATGTACCTGGCTCCCCATGTCAGGACCCTGTACACTCAGATCCGCAACCGTGCCCTCATCCAG TATTTCAGTCCCTACGTGTCGGCCGACATGCACAAGATGGCAGCAGCTTTCAACACCACAGTAGCAGCCCTGGAGGACGAGCTGACGCAGCTCATCCTGGAGGGGCTCATCAACGCCCGCGTGGACTCGCACAGCAAG ATCCTGTACGCCCGGGATGTGGACCAGCGCAGCACCACGTTCGAGAAGTCCCTGCTGATGGGCAAGGAGTTCCAGCGCCGTGCCAAGGCCATGATGCTGAGGGCAGCTGTGCTGCGCAACCAGATCCATGTCAAG TCCCCACCCAGAGAAGGGAGCCAGGGGGAGCTGACTCCGGCCAACAGCCAGTCTCGGATGAGCACCAACATGTGA
- the GPS1 gene encoding COP9 signalosome complex subunit 1 isoform X1, translating into MPLPVQVFNLQQPASSVSGSGGAESQDRMRDSSAPSSASSSVTDLYCTPHSSRSDLFLPGTAGDFSLSASLSACTLLYEGAVEPMQIDVDPQEDPQNAPDVNYVVENPTLDLEQYAASYSGLMRIERLQFIADHCPPLRVEALKMALSFVQRTFNVDMYEEIHRKLSEATRELQNAPDAIPESGVEPPPLDTAWVEATRKKALLKLEKLDTDLKNYKGNSIKESIRRGHDDLGDHYLDCGDLSNALKCYSRARDYCTSAKHVINMCLNVIKVSVYLQNWSHVLSYVSKAESTPEIAEQRGERDSQTQAILTKLKCAAGLAELAARKYKQAAKCFLLASFDHCDFPELLSPSNVAVYGGLCALATFDRQELQRNVISSSSSFKLFLELEPQVRDIIFKFYESKYASCLKMLDEMKDNLLLDMYLAPHVRTLYTQIRNRALIQYFSPYVSADMHKMAAAFNTTVAALEDELTQLILEGLINARVDSHSKILYARDVDQRSTTFEKSLLMGKEFQRRAKAMMLRAAVLRNQIHVKSPPREGSQGELTPANSQSRMSTNM; encoded by the exons GGCCCCCAGCTCGGCCTCCTCGTCAGTGACAGATCTGTACTGCACCCCTCACAGCAGTAGGTCAGACCTCTTCCTGCCTGGCACGGCCGGGGACTTCAGCCTGAGCGCCAGTCTGTCGGCCTGTACGCTGCTTTATGAG GGGGCCGTGGAGCCCATGCAGATCGACGTGGACCCCCAGGAGGACCCACAGAATGCACCCGATGTCAACTATGTGGTGGAGAACCCCACTCTG GACTTGGAGCAGTACGCGGCCAGCTACAGCGGCCTGATGCGCATTGAGCGGCTACAGTTCATTGCTGACCACTGCCCCCCGCTGCGGGTGGAGGCCCTGAAGATGGCCCTCTCCTTTGTGCAGAGGACCTTTAACGTGGACATGTACGAGGAGATCCACCGGAAGCTCTCAGAGGCCACCAG GGAGCTGCAAAACGCACCGGACGCCATCCCCGAGAGTGGTGTGGAGCCCCCGCCCCTGGACACGGCCTGGGTGGAGGCCACTCGGAAGAAGGCCCTGCTGAAGCTGGAGAAGCTGGACACGGACCTCAAGAACTACAAGGGCAACTCCATCAAGGAGAGCATCAG GCGTGGCCACGACGACCTGGGCGACCACTACCTCGACTGTGGGGACCTCAGCAACGCCCTCAAGTGTTACTCCCGGGCGCGAGACTATTGTACCAGCGCCAAGCACGTCATCAACATGTGCCTCAACGTCATCAAG GTCAGTGTCTACTTGCAAAATTGGTCTCACGTGCTGAGCTACGTCAGCAAGGCCGAGTCCACCCCAGAGATTGCTGAG CAGCGAGGAGAACGGGACAGCCAGACCCAGGCCATTCTCACCAAGCTCAAGTGTGCCGCAG GCTTGGCCGAGTTGGCTGCGAGGAAGTACAAGCAGGCCGCCAAGTGCTTCTTGCTGGCCTCGTTTGATCACTGCGACTTCCCTGAG CTGCTGTCCCCCAGCAATGTGGCTGTCTATGGCGGCCTGTGTGCCTTGGCCACCTTTGACCGGCAGGAGCTGCAGCGCAACGTCATTTCCAGCAG CAGCTCTTTCAAGCTGTTCCTGGAGCTGGAGCCACAGGTTCGAGACATCATCTTCAAATTCTACGAGTCCAAGTACGCCTCCTGTCTGAAGATGCTGGACGAGATGAAG GACAACCTGCTCTTGGACATGTACCTGGCTCCCCATGTCAGGACCCTGTACACTCAGATCCGCAACCGTGCCCTCATCCAG TATTTCAGTCCCTACGTGTCGGCCGACATGCACAAGATGGCAGCAGCTTTCAACACCACAGTAGCAGCCCTGGAGGACGAGCTGACGCAGCTCATCCTGGAGGGGCTCATCAACGCCCGCGTGGACTCGCACAGCAAG ATCCTGTACGCCCGGGATGTGGACCAGCGCAGCACCACGTTCGAGAAGTCCCTGCTGATGGGCAAGGAGTTCCAGCGCCGTGCCAAGGCCATGATGCTGAGGGCAGCTGTGCTGCGCAACCAGATCCATGTCAAG TCCCCACCCAGAGAAGGGAGCCAGGGGGAGCTGACTCCGGCCAACAGCCAGTCTCGGATGAGCACCAACATGTGA
- the GPS1 gene encoding COP9 signalosome complex subunit 1 isoform X7: protein MPLPVQVFNLQGAVEPMQIDVDPQEDPQNAPDVNYVVENPTLDLEQYAASYSGLMRIERLQFIADHCPPLRVEALKMALSFVQRTFNVDMYEEIHRKLSEATRELQNAPDAIPESGVEPPPLDTAWVEATRKKALLKLEKLDTDLKNYKGNSIKESIRRGHDDLGDHYLDCGDLSNALKCYSRARDYCTSAKHVINMCLNVIKVSVYLQNWSHVLSYVSKAESTPEIAERGERDSQTQAILTKLKCAAGLAELAARKYKQAAKCFLLASFDHCDFPELLSPSNVAVYGGLCALATFDRQELQRNVISSSSFKLFLELEPQVRDIIFKFYESKYASCLKMLDEMKDNLLLDMYLAPHVRTLYTQIRNRALIQYFSPYVSADMHKMAAAFNTTVAALEDELTQLILEGLINARVDSHSKILYARDVDQRSTTFEKSLLMGKEFQRRAKAMMLRAAVLRNQIHVKSPPREGSQGELTPANSQSRMSTNM, encoded by the exons GGGGCCGTGGAGCCCATGCAGATCGACGTGGACCCCCAGGAGGACCCACAGAATGCACCCGATGTCAACTATGTGGTGGAGAACCCCACTCTG GACTTGGAGCAGTACGCGGCCAGCTACAGCGGCCTGATGCGCATTGAGCGGCTACAGTTCATTGCTGACCACTGCCCCCCGCTGCGGGTGGAGGCCCTGAAGATGGCCCTCTCCTTTGTGCAGAGGACCTTTAACGTGGACATGTACGAGGAGATCCACCGGAAGCTCTCAGAGGCCACCAG GGAGCTGCAAAACGCACCGGACGCCATCCCCGAGAGTGGTGTGGAGCCCCCGCCCCTGGACACGGCCTGGGTGGAGGCCACTCGGAAGAAGGCCCTGCTGAAGCTGGAGAAGCTGGACACGGACCTCAAGAACTACAAGGGCAACTCCATCAAGGAGAGCATCAG GCGTGGCCACGACGACCTGGGCGACCACTACCTCGACTGTGGGGACCTCAGCAACGCCCTCAAGTGTTACTCCCGGGCGCGAGACTATTGTACCAGCGCCAAGCACGTCATCAACATGTGCCTCAACGTCATCAAG GTCAGTGTCTACTTGCAAAATTGGTCTCACGTGCTGAGCTACGTCAGCAAGGCCGAGTCCACCCCAGAGATTGCTGAG CGAGGAGAACGGGACAGCCAGACCCAGGCCATTCTCACCAAGCTCAAGTGTGCCGCAG GCTTGGCCGAGTTGGCTGCGAGGAAGTACAAGCAGGCCGCCAAGTGCTTCTTGCTGGCCTCGTTTGATCACTGCGACTTCCCTGAG CTGCTGTCCCCCAGCAATGTGGCTGTCTATGGCGGCCTGTGTGCCTTGGCCACCTTTGACCGGCAGGAGCTGCAGCGCAACGTCATTTCCAGCAG CTCTTTCAAGCTGTTCCTGGAGCTGGAGCCACAGGTTCGAGACATCATCTTCAAATTCTACGAGTCCAAGTACGCCTCCTGTCTGAAGATGCTGGACGAGATGAAG GACAACCTGCTCTTGGACATGTACCTGGCTCCCCATGTCAGGACCCTGTACACTCAGATCCGCAACCGTGCCCTCATCCAG TATTTCAGTCCCTACGTGTCGGCCGACATGCACAAGATGGCAGCAGCTTTCAACACCACAGTAGCAGCCCTGGAGGACGAGCTGACGCAGCTCATCCTGGAGGGGCTCATCAACGCCCGCGTGGACTCGCACAGCAAG ATCCTGTACGCCCGGGATGTGGACCAGCGCAGCACCACGTTCGAGAAGTCCCTGCTGATGGGCAAGGAGTTCCAGCGCCGTGCCAAGGCCATGATGCTGAGGGCAGCTGTGCTGCGCAACCAGATCCATGTCAAG TCCCCACCCAGAGAAGGGAGCCAGGGGGAGCTGACTCCGGCCAACAGCCAGTCTCGGATGAGCACCAACATGTGA
- the GPS1 gene encoding COP9 signalosome complex subunit 1 isoform X2, whose translation MPLPVQVFNLQQPASSVSGSGGAESQDRMRDSSAPSSASSSVTDLYCTPHSSRSDLFLPGTAGDFSLSASLSACTLLYEGAVEPMQIDVDPQEDPQNAPDVNYVVENPTLDLEQYAASYSGLMRIERLQFIADHCPPLRVEALKMALSFVQRTFNVDMYEEIHRKLSEATRELQNAPDAIPESGVEPPPLDTAWVEATRKKALLKLEKLDTDLKNYKGNSIKESIRRGHDDLGDHYLDCGDLSNALKCYSRARDYCTSAKHVINMCLNVIKVSVYLQNWSHVLSYVSKAESTPEIAEQRGERDSQTQAILTKLKCAAGLAELAARKYKQAAKCFLLASFDHCDFPELLSPSNVAVYGGLCALATFDRQELQRNVISSSSFKLFLELEPQVRDIIFKFYESKYASCLKMLDEMKDNLLLDMYLAPHVRTLYTQIRNRALIQYFSPYVSADMHKMAAAFNTTVAALEDELTQLILEGLINARVDSHSKILYARDVDQRSTTFEKSLLMGKEFQRRAKAMMLRAAVLRNQIHVKSPPREGSQGELTPANSQSRMSTNM comes from the exons GGCCCCCAGCTCGGCCTCCTCGTCAGTGACAGATCTGTACTGCACCCCTCACAGCAGTAGGTCAGACCTCTTCCTGCCTGGCACGGCCGGGGACTTCAGCCTGAGCGCCAGTCTGTCGGCCTGTACGCTGCTTTATGAG GGGGCCGTGGAGCCCATGCAGATCGACGTGGACCCCCAGGAGGACCCACAGAATGCACCCGATGTCAACTATGTGGTGGAGAACCCCACTCTG GACTTGGAGCAGTACGCGGCCAGCTACAGCGGCCTGATGCGCATTGAGCGGCTACAGTTCATTGCTGACCACTGCCCCCCGCTGCGGGTGGAGGCCCTGAAGATGGCCCTCTCCTTTGTGCAGAGGACCTTTAACGTGGACATGTACGAGGAGATCCACCGGAAGCTCTCAGAGGCCACCAG GGAGCTGCAAAACGCACCGGACGCCATCCCCGAGAGTGGTGTGGAGCCCCCGCCCCTGGACACGGCCTGGGTGGAGGCCACTCGGAAGAAGGCCCTGCTGAAGCTGGAGAAGCTGGACACGGACCTCAAGAACTACAAGGGCAACTCCATCAAGGAGAGCATCAG GCGTGGCCACGACGACCTGGGCGACCACTACCTCGACTGTGGGGACCTCAGCAACGCCCTCAAGTGTTACTCCCGGGCGCGAGACTATTGTACCAGCGCCAAGCACGTCATCAACATGTGCCTCAACGTCATCAAG GTCAGTGTCTACTTGCAAAATTGGTCTCACGTGCTGAGCTACGTCAGCAAGGCCGAGTCCACCCCAGAGATTGCTGAG CAGCGAGGAGAACGGGACAGCCAGACCCAGGCCATTCTCACCAAGCTCAAGTGTGCCGCAG GCTTGGCCGAGTTGGCTGCGAGGAAGTACAAGCAGGCCGCCAAGTGCTTCTTGCTGGCCTCGTTTGATCACTGCGACTTCCCTGAG CTGCTGTCCCCCAGCAATGTGGCTGTCTATGGCGGCCTGTGTGCCTTGGCCACCTTTGACCGGCAGGAGCTGCAGCGCAACGTCATTTCCAGCAG CTCTTTCAAGCTGTTCCTGGAGCTGGAGCCACAGGTTCGAGACATCATCTTCAAATTCTACGAGTCCAAGTACGCCTCCTGTCTGAAGATGCTGGACGAGATGAAG GACAACCTGCTCTTGGACATGTACCTGGCTCCCCATGTCAGGACCCTGTACACTCAGATCCGCAACCGTGCCCTCATCCAG TATTTCAGTCCCTACGTGTCGGCCGACATGCACAAGATGGCAGCAGCTTTCAACACCACAGTAGCAGCCCTGGAGGACGAGCTGACGCAGCTCATCCTGGAGGGGCTCATCAACGCCCGCGTGGACTCGCACAGCAAG ATCCTGTACGCCCGGGATGTGGACCAGCGCAGCACCACGTTCGAGAAGTCCCTGCTGATGGGCAAGGAGTTCCAGCGCCGTGCCAAGGCCATGATGCTGAGGGCAGCTGTGCTGCGCAACCAGATCCATGTCAAG TCCCCACCCAGAGAAGGGAGCCAGGGGGAGCTGACTCCGGCCAACAGCCAGTCTCGGATGAGCACCAACATGTGA
- the GPS1 gene encoding COP9 signalosome complex subunit 1 isoform X4, whose amino-acid sequence MPLPVQVFNLQQPASSVSGSGGAESQDRMRDSSAPSSASSSVTDLYCTPHSSRSDLFLPGTAGDFSLSASLSACTLLYEGAVEPMQIDVDPQEDPQNAPDVNYVVENPTLDLEQYAASYSGLMRIERLQFIADHCPPLRVEALKMALSFVQRTFNVDMYEEIHRKLSEATRELQNAPDAIPESGVEPPPLDTAWVEATRKKALLKLEKLDTDLKNYKGNSIKESIRRGHDDLGDHYLDCGDLSNALKCYSRARDYCTSAKHVINMCLNVIKVSVYLQNWSHVLSYVSKAESTPEIAERGERDSQTQAILTKLKCAAGLAELAARKYKQAAKCFLLASFDHCDFPELLSPSNVAVYGGLCALATFDRQELQRNVISSSSFKLFLELEPQVRDIIFKFYESKYASCLKMLDEMKDNLLLDMYLAPHVRTLYTQIRNRALIQYFSPYVSADMHKMAAAFNTTVAALEDELTQLILEGLINARVDSHSKILYARDVDQRSTTFEKSLLMGKEFQRRAKAMMLRAAVLRNQIHVKSPPREGSQGELTPANSQSRMSTNM is encoded by the exons GGCCCCCAGCTCGGCCTCCTCGTCAGTGACAGATCTGTACTGCACCCCTCACAGCAGTAGGTCAGACCTCTTCCTGCCTGGCACGGCCGGGGACTTCAGCCTGAGCGCCAGTCTGTCGGCCTGTACGCTGCTTTATGAG GGGGCCGTGGAGCCCATGCAGATCGACGTGGACCCCCAGGAGGACCCACAGAATGCACCCGATGTCAACTATGTGGTGGAGAACCCCACTCTG GACTTGGAGCAGTACGCGGCCAGCTACAGCGGCCTGATGCGCATTGAGCGGCTACAGTTCATTGCTGACCACTGCCCCCCGCTGCGGGTGGAGGCCCTGAAGATGGCCCTCTCCTTTGTGCAGAGGACCTTTAACGTGGACATGTACGAGGAGATCCACCGGAAGCTCTCAGAGGCCACCAG GGAGCTGCAAAACGCACCGGACGCCATCCCCGAGAGTGGTGTGGAGCCCCCGCCCCTGGACACGGCCTGGGTGGAGGCCACTCGGAAGAAGGCCCTGCTGAAGCTGGAGAAGCTGGACACGGACCTCAAGAACTACAAGGGCAACTCCATCAAGGAGAGCATCAG GCGTGGCCACGACGACCTGGGCGACCACTACCTCGACTGTGGGGACCTCAGCAACGCCCTCAAGTGTTACTCCCGGGCGCGAGACTATTGTACCAGCGCCAAGCACGTCATCAACATGTGCCTCAACGTCATCAAG GTCAGTGTCTACTTGCAAAATTGGTCTCACGTGCTGAGCTACGTCAGCAAGGCCGAGTCCACCCCAGAGATTGCTGAG CGAGGAGAACGGGACAGCCAGACCCAGGCCATTCTCACCAAGCTCAAGTGTGCCGCAG GCTTGGCCGAGTTGGCTGCGAGGAAGTACAAGCAGGCCGCCAAGTGCTTCTTGCTGGCCTCGTTTGATCACTGCGACTTCCCTGAG CTGCTGTCCCCCAGCAATGTGGCTGTCTATGGCGGCCTGTGTGCCTTGGCCACCTTTGACCGGCAGGAGCTGCAGCGCAACGTCATTTCCAGCAG CTCTTTCAAGCTGTTCCTGGAGCTGGAGCCACAGGTTCGAGACATCATCTTCAAATTCTACGAGTCCAAGTACGCCTCCTGTCTGAAGATGCTGGACGAGATGAAG GACAACCTGCTCTTGGACATGTACCTGGCTCCCCATGTCAGGACCCTGTACACTCAGATCCGCAACCGTGCCCTCATCCAG TATTTCAGTCCCTACGTGTCGGCCGACATGCACAAGATGGCAGCAGCTTTCAACACCACAGTAGCAGCCCTGGAGGACGAGCTGACGCAGCTCATCCTGGAGGGGCTCATCAACGCCCGCGTGGACTCGCACAGCAAG ATCCTGTACGCCCGGGATGTGGACCAGCGCAGCACCACGTTCGAGAAGTCCCTGCTGATGGGCAAGGAGTTCCAGCGCCGTGCCAAGGCCATGATGCTGAGGGCAGCTGTGCTGCGCAACCAGATCCATGTCAAG TCCCCACCCAGAGAAGGGAGCCAGGGGGAGCTGACTCCGGCCAACAGCCAGTCTCGGATGAGCACCAACATGTGA
- the GPS1 gene encoding COP9 signalosome complex subunit 1 isoform X6: MPLPVQVFNLQGAVEPMQIDVDPQEDPQNAPDVNYVVENPTLDLEQYAASYSGLMRIERLQFIADHCPPLRVEALKMALSFVQRTFNVDMYEEIHRKLSEATRELQNAPDAIPESGVEPPPLDTAWVEATRKKALLKLEKLDTDLKNYKGNSIKESIRRGHDDLGDHYLDCGDLSNALKCYSRARDYCTSAKHVINMCLNVIKVSVYLQNWSHVLSYVSKAESTPEIAEQRGERDSQTQAILTKLKCAAGLAELAARKYKQAAKCFLLASFDHCDFPELLSPSNVAVYGGLCALATFDRQELQRNVISSSSFKLFLELEPQVRDIIFKFYESKYASCLKMLDEMKDNLLLDMYLAPHVRTLYTQIRNRALIQYFSPYVSADMHKMAAAFNTTVAALEDELTQLILEGLINARVDSHSKILYARDVDQRSTTFEKSLLMGKEFQRRAKAMMLRAAVLRNQIHVKSPPREGSQGELTPANSQSRMSTNM; the protein is encoded by the exons GGGGCCGTGGAGCCCATGCAGATCGACGTGGACCCCCAGGAGGACCCACAGAATGCACCCGATGTCAACTATGTGGTGGAGAACCCCACTCTG GACTTGGAGCAGTACGCGGCCAGCTACAGCGGCCTGATGCGCATTGAGCGGCTACAGTTCATTGCTGACCACTGCCCCCCGCTGCGGGTGGAGGCCCTGAAGATGGCCCTCTCCTTTGTGCAGAGGACCTTTAACGTGGACATGTACGAGGAGATCCACCGGAAGCTCTCAGAGGCCACCAG GGAGCTGCAAAACGCACCGGACGCCATCCCCGAGAGTGGTGTGGAGCCCCCGCCCCTGGACACGGCCTGGGTGGAGGCCACTCGGAAGAAGGCCCTGCTGAAGCTGGAGAAGCTGGACACGGACCTCAAGAACTACAAGGGCAACTCCATCAAGGAGAGCATCAG GCGTGGCCACGACGACCTGGGCGACCACTACCTCGACTGTGGGGACCTCAGCAACGCCCTCAAGTGTTACTCCCGGGCGCGAGACTATTGTACCAGCGCCAAGCACGTCATCAACATGTGCCTCAACGTCATCAAG GTCAGTGTCTACTTGCAAAATTGGTCTCACGTGCTGAGCTACGTCAGCAAGGCCGAGTCCACCCCAGAGATTGCTGAG CAGCGAGGAGAACGGGACAGCCAGACCCAGGCCATTCTCACCAAGCTCAAGTGTGCCGCAG GCTTGGCCGAGTTGGCTGCGAGGAAGTACAAGCAGGCCGCCAAGTGCTTCTTGCTGGCCTCGTTTGATCACTGCGACTTCCCTGAG CTGCTGTCCCCCAGCAATGTGGCTGTCTATGGCGGCCTGTGTGCCTTGGCCACCTTTGACCGGCAGGAGCTGCAGCGCAACGTCATTTCCAGCAG CTCTTTCAAGCTGTTCCTGGAGCTGGAGCCACAGGTTCGAGACATCATCTTCAAATTCTACGAGTCCAAGTACGCCTCCTGTCTGAAGATGCTGGACGAGATGAAG GACAACCTGCTCTTGGACATGTACCTGGCTCCCCATGTCAGGACCCTGTACACTCAGATCCGCAACCGTGCCCTCATCCAG TATTTCAGTCCCTACGTGTCGGCCGACATGCACAAGATGGCAGCAGCTTTCAACACCACAGTAGCAGCCCTGGAGGACGAGCTGACGCAGCTCATCCTGGAGGGGCTCATCAACGCCCGCGTGGACTCGCACAGCAAG ATCCTGTACGCCCGGGATGTGGACCAGCGCAGCACCACGTTCGAGAAGTCCCTGCTGATGGGCAAGGAGTTCCAGCGCCGTGCCAAGGCCATGATGCTGAGGGCAGCTGTGCTGCGCAACCAGATCCATGTCAAG TCCCCACCCAGAGAAGGGAGCCAGGGGGAGCTGACTCCGGCCAACAGCCAGTCTCGGATGAGCACCAACATGTGA